The Gemmatimonadales bacterium genome includes a region encoding these proteins:
- a CDS encoding ArsC/Spx/MgsR family protein: MEVQIFGIRKSADTRKALRFFAERRVKTHFVDLLERAASPGELKRFAQKFGVQALLDRGSRRFAELGLGAARLSDERWLDRLAEEPLLLRMPLVRFQQQLTVGDDEPAWREWTGR, encoded by the coding sequence ATGGAAGTCCAGATCTTCGGCATCCGCAAGAGCGCCGACACCCGGAAGGCGCTGCGCTTCTTCGCCGAGCGCAGGGTCAAGACCCATTTCGTTGACCTGCTCGAGCGCGCCGCCTCGCCCGGGGAGCTCAAGCGCTTCGCCCAGAAGTTCGGGGTCCAGGCGCTGCTCGATCGCGGCTCGCGCCGCTTCGCCGAGCTCGGACTGGGCGCGGCCCGGCTGAGCGACGAGCGCTGGCTCGACCGCCTGGCCGAGGAGCCGCTCCTGCTGCGGATGCCGCTGGTCCGCTTCCAGCAGCAGCTCACCGTGGGGGACGATGAGCCGGCCTGGCGGGAGTGGACGGGCCGGTGA
- a CDS encoding NAD(P)H-dependent oxidoreductase: MTAGNAGRLLRVVGVAGSLRSGSYNRALLRAAQELVPSTMMITIEDLALLPMFNADLDSSGTPGSVAHLRTAIGACDGLLFATPEYNHGVPGILKNAVDWLSQPLKGSALERKPIAIMGASTGLAGTARGQMQLRQAFVLTNSPVMLQPEVLVGRAQERFDIEGRLTDEPTRRFLAGFLLHFAAWIEQHRASD, translated from the coding sequence GTGACCGCCGGAAACGCTGGCAGATTGCTCAGGGTGGTCGGGGTCGCCGGGAGCCTCCGAAGCGGCTCCTACAACCGTGCGCTGCTCCGGGCTGCGCAGGAGCTCGTGCCCTCCACAATGATGATCACGATTGAAGACCTGGCGCTGCTGCCGATGTTCAACGCCGACCTGGACTCCTCCGGTACTCCCGGTTCCGTCGCACACCTCCGAACCGCCATCGGGGCGTGCGATGGTCTCCTCTTCGCCACACCGGAGTACAACCATGGTGTCCCCGGTATCCTGAAGAACGCGGTTGATTGGCTGTCGCAACCCCTCAAGGGGAGTGCCCTCGAACGGAAACCGATCGCCATCATGGGCGCATCGACCGGACTGGCAGGAACGGCGAGAGGCCAGATGCAGCTTCGCCAGGCGTTCGTGCTGACCAACAGCCCCGTAATGCTTCAGCCTGAAGTCCTGGTTGGCCGAGCCCAAGAGCGCTTCGACATCGAGGGCAGGCTGACGGACGAGCCGACTCGCCGATTTCTCGCCGGGTTCCTCTTGCACTTCGCGGCCTGGATCGAGCAGCACCGAGCCTCGGATTGA
- a CDS encoding MOSC N-terminal beta barrel domain-containing protein: MSELRLGGLTLYPIKSAAGIPLSTWDVDAFGLHHDRRWMVVDASGTFLTQRTHPRLALIRPSITQGVLRVVAEASPALELPLVPTSPVRTSVRVWRDRCEALWLGTGPAEWFSRVLGCDCSLVYMPEDSVRPTDPLYTPPTSHGSRVSFADGFPFLLLSEGSLADLNGRLGVPLPMNRFRPNLVVAGGLPYVEDELTSFRIGEIAFDVVKPCDRCVITTTDQATAERGKEPLRTLATYRKQGSKILFGQNVVHRGTGTLEVGQPLRV, from the coding sequence ATGTCGGAACTCAGGCTCGGGGGTCTAACCCTCTATCCCATCAAATCCGCAGCCGGAATCCCCCTCTCCACCTGGGACGTGGATGCGTTCGGCCTGCATCACGACCGCCGGTGGATGGTGGTCGACGCGAGCGGAACGTTTCTCACCCAGCGGACTCATCCTCGTCTCGCCCTGATTCGTCCCTCGATCACCCAGGGGGTGCTTCGGGTCGTGGCGGAGGCGAGCCCGGCGCTGGAACTGCCACTTGTGCCCACGTCGCCGGTGCGCACCTCCGTCCGAGTCTGGCGAGATCGCTGTGAGGCGCTCTGGCTCGGGACAGGACCCGCCGAATGGTTTTCCAGGGTGTTGGGCTGCGACTGCAGCCTGGTGTACATGCCAGAGGATTCGGTCCGACCCACCGACCCGTTGTATACCCCGCCGACATCGCACGGCTCACGGGTAAGCTTCGCAGACGGTTTCCCCTTTCTGCTCCTCAGCGAGGGATCCCTGGCCGATCTGAATGGGCGGCTCGGCGTCCCGCTCCCGATGAACCGCTTCCGCCCCAACCTGGTGGTCGCAGGCGGCCTACCCTACGTGGAGGACGAGCTCACCAGCTTCCGCATCGGCGAGATCGCCTTCGATGTCGTCAAGCCCTGTGACCGCTGCGTCATCACCACCACCGACCAAGCCACCGCCGAGCGGGGGAAGGAGCCGCTCCGCACCCTCGCCACCTACCGCAAGCAGGGCAGCAAGATCCTTTTCGGCCAGAATGTCGTGCACCGGGGCACCGGGACGCTGGAGGTCGGCCAGCCCCTCCGGGTGTAA